TGAATATGCGGGAAACGGGTCACGTGTTCCTGGTTGTGGCCTTTGGCCGCGGTTAGGGTCGGCGCGTCCGAGTGTCCCGGGCTCGGATTTCGGTGGTTCAGAAGGAGGAATGCGATGCGAACTCCCCGTTCCGTTACCGGACTGCTCGCCGGGGCGATCGCCAGTGCCTGCCTGCTCGGCGGTACCGCCGAGGCCACGGACACCAGGGCCGTGGACTACCGGGGTTACCTGGTGCAGGTCCCGGACACCTGGCGGGTGGTCGACCTGGCCGAACAGCCGGGAGCCTGTGTCCGCTTCGACGTCCCCACCGTCTATCTCGGCCGCCCAGGGGACCAGGCCTCCTGCGGAGGAGACGCGGTCGGCAGGCAGGCCGGGCTGCTGCTGCAACCGCTGGACGCGGCCTCGCTCGCCGCGGCGGAGGGCGAGCCCGCGCTGGCCGAACCCGGCACCGCCACCCCTGCCCCCGCCGCGCTCGACCCGGCCGGAGCCGCCTGGCGGGACGGTGGTTTCGAGCTCGCCGTCGAGGCGGCAGGCGTGCTGGCCACCGCGGTGCACAACGGGACCGACGGCGCCGCCGTCGCCGAGGTGCTGCGGTCGGCGACGTTGAGCGGCGCGGCCACCCCCGAGTCGCTGCCGAGGGAGCTCGGGACCGCCGAGGCCGGCGCGATGGTCGCCGCCCAGCCTGGCACCTACCGGGGCAAGGGCTTCGACGCGTGCGCCGCCCCTTCCAGCTCCGCGATGGACGCCTGGCGCTCCTCGCCGTACCAGGCGATCGGCGTCTACATCAGCGGCAACATGCGTGCCTGCGGGCAGGGCAACCTCACCGCGAACTGGGTGAGCAGGCAGGTCGGCAGGGACTGGCGGCTGATGCCGATCCACGTCGGGCCGCAGGCGCCGTGCACCGACTTCCGCAGCCGGTTCTCCAGCAATCCGGCGACCGCGAAGCAGCAGGGCATCGCCGAGGCGAACACCGCCGTGACCGCGGCCAAGCGACTCGGACTCGGCGAGGGCACCGCGATCTACCTGGATATCGAGGCCTACTCGCGCACCAGCAGCTGCAGCGGCGCGGTGCTGGCGCACACCAGCGGCTGGACCGAGCGGCTGCACCAGCACGGCTACCTCTCCGGCTTCTACTCCAGCGGTGGTTCCGGGGTCTCCGATATGAACGACCACCACGGCAGCACCCGCTACACCCTGCCGGACCACATCTGGGGCGCCTGGTGGAACGGCGAGGCCAACACCGACTTCGGCCGCTACCTCGACGATGGCAAGTGGGCCAACGGGCAGCGGATCAAGCAGTACCACGGGCCGGTCACCGAACGGCACGGCGGCGTTTCGATCAACATCGACCGCAACTACCTGGACGTGCGGGCCGGTAACCCGCCGGAACCCGACCCGTGCGTGACCGCCCGGCTGGACTTTCCCGATTACCCCGCGCTGTCCGCGGGCAGCACCGGAGCGCGGGTGACCGCCGCGCAGTGCCTGCTGCGGGCCGCGGGCCACCAGGCCGGCGACGGCGACCCCTCCGGCGTGCTGGACGAGCAGACCGCGACCGCGGTCCGGGGGTTCCAGGGTGAGGTGGGGCTGAGCGCCACCGGTGAGGTCGACTCGCATACCTGGACGGCCCTGCTGTCCGCGGGTTCCACGCCGTTGCTGCGCGATGGCGATTCCGGCGCGGCGGTGACGAGGGTGCAGCGGGCGCTGAACGCGGCGCTTTCCGCCGGCCTGGCGATGGACGGGCTGTTCGGGCCGAACACCGAATCCGCGGTGCGGGACTACCAGTCCGCCAAGGGACTCGGCGTGGACGGGATCGTCGGGCCGAACACCTGGAGCGCACTGCAGTCCGGCAAATGACCCAGCACCGAAAGGACCGATCGTGTCGCGACTCCTGATCGCAGCCGGTGCCGCGCTCGCCATGCTGGCGGGCCCGGTACCGGCTGCGCAGGCCGAGCCATCGGCCGCCGCGAGCTCACCCGTTTCGCTCGGGTACTACCCGGGCTGGATCCAGGACGAGCTCCGGCCCGCCGATATCGACTACTCGCCGTGGACGCACATCATGCACTTCGGCATCTATCCGAACCCGGACGGCAGCCTCGGCTGGGACAACATGGAACCGGAGTACCCGGCGGAGGCGATCGAGGCAGCCCACTCGGCCGGTAAGCAGATCAACCTGGTGATCGGCAGCTACGGGGTGGGCCAGCGGTTCGCCGGAGCCACCACCGCCGAGAACCGCTCCCGGCTGGTGGCGAACATCGTGGACGTGACGACCAGCCACGGCTACGACGGCGTCGAGATCGACTGGGAAGAGAACATGGTGGACAGCCAGTACATCGCGCTGATGCGGGAGCTGGACGACGCGCTGGCCGAGGCCGACCCTGAGCTGGAGCTGACCACCGACGTGATCACGGCCTATGTCTCGCCGGAGACGGCGAAGACGGTGTCCGCGGAGTCGGACTGGGTCAACGTGATGTCCTATTTCGACGGTTGGCAGCAGGAGATGAGTGCCTACCGCGCCGTCATCCCGGCGGAGAAGCTCGCCGTCGGGATCGGGCTCTACCAGGGAGGGGACGAAGGGGACCCCTACCACGACGTCACGCCGCAGCGGGTGGCCGCCAAGACCGCCTATGCCACCGACGGTGGATACCGGGGTGTGCTCTCCTGGGCCTTGCAGCATCTCGACGGGCAGGACGATCCCCGGCTGTGGCCGTTGCGTGCCTACACCGGCTCCGTCCCCGACTGCCCCGGTGTTTCTCTCGACCTCGGGAACTATCCGGTACTGCGCGCCGGGGACGCCGGGGCGGAGGTCGCCCCCGCCCAGTGCCTGCTGCGCGAGAGCGGGCAGTACTCCGGCGCGGCATCCAGAGTGCTGGACGAGCCGACCGTGGCGGCGGTCAGGGGGTTCCAGGGTGAGGTGGGGCTGAGTGCCACCGGTGAGGTCGACTCGCATACCTGGACGGCCCTGCTGTCCGCGGGTTCCACGCCGTTGCTGCGCGAGGGCGATTCGGGCGCGGCGGTGGCCAGGGTGCAGCGGGCGCTGAACGCGGCCAGGTCGGCCGGGCTCACGGTGGACGGCGTCTTCGGGCCGAACACCAGGTCCGCGGTGCGTGGTTACCAGTCCTCGCGCGGCCTTGGCGTGGACGGGATTGTCGGCCCGAACACCTGGGCGGCCCTGCAGTCCGGTAAGTGACCGAGCGGGAGGGACGAGTCGTTGAGACGTTTCCGGTACAGCCAACTGTGGCGGGCGGTGGCGGCGGGTGCCGCACTGACCGTGCTCGCCATGCCGGTGCAGGCGCAGGCCCAGCAGCAGGCCGCGGCGCCGGACTGCTCTGGGGTGCAGACGGACTACCGCAGCTACCCGGTGCTGCGGGCGGGGGACGCCAGGGCGGAGGTGACGGCCGCGCAGTGCCTGCTGCACCAGGCCGGGCACTACTCCGGCGCGGCGACCGGCAGCATGGATTCCGGCACCGTCGCGGCAGTGCGGGACTACCAGGACGGGAAGGGCCTGCCCTCATCCGGTGAGGTCGGCGCACGCACCTGGACGGCCCTGCTGTCCGCGGGAACCACCCCGTTGCTGCGGGACGGCGATTCGGGCGCGGCGGTGGCCAGGGTGCAGCGCTCGCTGAACGCCGCCCTTTCCGCCGACCTGGCTATGGACGGTCTGTACGGGCCGAACACCGAGTCCGCGGTGCGTGGTTACCAGTCCTCGCGCGGCCTTGGCGTGGACGGGGTCGTCGGCCCGAACACCTGGGCGGCCCTGCAGTCCGGCAAGGGCGTATCCGGCGGGAACCCGCCAAGCGACGCCTTCCAGGTCTTCCTCGCACCCGCGAACGCGGGTGGTTCGGACGCCAACAGCGGGCTCAGCGTGTCCGAGCCGATCCGCACCCTGAACCGCGCGCAGCAGGTGCTTGCCGATGCGAACCCGGACACCGATGTCGAGGTGCGGATCCGGCAGGGCACCTACGCCGCCCCGCAGACCGACTGGCGGTTCTACGTTCCCGGTCACTCGGTCTCGTTCATCCCGATCGACTACTCGCCTGGCGATGACGCGAGCGACATCGCGGGCCGCCCGGTGTTCACCAACGTGCGGGACGGCGGCAGCTACCGGCCGGGCTGGTGGTTCCGGGTGATGCTGCCGTCCGATCCGGACGACCCGCTGTACGAGGGCGGGAACACGAACGTGAACTTCCGGTACCTGCGGGTGCAGAACTACACCAACGGGCTATCCTTCGACGGCCAGACCCCGCGTAAGTACGAGGACGAGAACGGCTGGCGGATCAAGCCGAGCGAGGGTGTGAACGGGAACTCGGTGTTCGGAATGGACTTCCGCAACATCGGCAACCGGCACGCCCCCGGCAAGACCGGCTATGGCGCGATCCTGACCACGAACTCCTCGGACAACCGGATCACCAACAACGCGTTCAACAACATCGAGAACAGCGGCAACCAGGCCGGACTGATCCACGGGCTGTACATCACCCACTACAGCTCGTCGAACGTGGTGGAACGGAACAAGTTCGAGCGGGTGTCCGGTGACCCGGTGAAGGTGCGCAACGAGAGCAACTACAACACCTTCGAGCACAACCGGTTCATCCGGACCGGGCGCTCGGCGCACTACCGGGGCGAGTTCTGCGACGCGGCCTGCAAGCGGAAGAACCCGGGCACCTCGCGGCAGTGCGCCTCGTACCACAACCGGTTCTTCCGCAACGACCTCGGACTCAACTACGCGGGCACCAGGAACCTGGCGACCTGGGACCTCAGCCCGGACGGGCTGACCAACGCGGGCGGTGGGCAGTGCTCGCTGCCTTCCGGGGAGAAGCGCCTGGCCACCGGGTACAACAACCACTAGAGCCCGTGCGCCCCTCTCCAAGCGGGTGTACCACCTTCGGCCGCTGGTATGCGAAGGTGTGCGGATGGCTGCCGAGCAGCGCATCGCGATGGAGCGGGCCGTCGAGCAGAGCAACGTGCTCGACGGCTTACTCCGCGAGCAGGATGACCTGCTCACCGTGCTGGACCGGGTGGTGGCCCTGCACGGGACCGCGCAGCTGATCCGGGAGTCGCTCGGCGTGCACACCGGGTTCGTCGCCGACCTGAACGGCCCGGACCAGGCGGTGATCCGCTGGCTGTCCGGGACGAGGACGGGCTCGCTGCAGAACCTCGAGGTCCCCGTCGGACAGGGGATCGGTGGCCGGGTACTCGCGGTAGGCGAGCCGGTACGGGTCAGCGACTACGTCAGTTCCCCCGCGATCACCCACCAGTTCGACGCGCAGGTGCGCGGTGAGGGGCTGGCCGCGATGCTGGCCGTGCCGATCATCAGCAACCAGGGCGGCGGGCGGGAAACCGTCGCGATCGCTTATGCCGCCATGCGCGAGCGGGCCGAGTTCGGCGACGAGGCCGTGCTGACCGTGGAACGCATCGCCGACCGCGCAGCCACCGCGCTGCGGGTGGCCTCGCTGGCCGAGTCCGGGCGGAACAACGCGGTCGCCGCCGAGCGGCAACGGATGCAGAGCGCGTTGCACGACTCGGTGGGCGCGCTGCTGTTCTCCATCGGCGCGCAGGTGCGCGACCTGCATGCGGCCATCGAGGACAATCCGGCGCTCGACCTGCGCCTGCGCAGGCTGGAATCCGATGTCTCGGCGGCCTCCAGCGCCCTGCGCGAGGCGCTGCTGGCGCTGTCGGAGTCCACCCCGGAACGGGCGCTGCCGGTGGAGCTGGCCGAGCACTGCCGTTCCTTCGAGGCGCGGTGCGGGGTCTCCGCCCGGTTCGTGCAACTGGCGCCGGTGCAGCCGCTGGACGCCGAGCGCACCGCGACCCTGATCGCGGTGGTCCGGGAGGGCCTGCTGAACGTGGAGAAACACGCCAGGGCTTACTCGGTGGTGGTCAGCCTCGGCCCGTGCGAGGACGGGGTCCAGGTGATGGTCGCCGACGACGGCACCGGAGAGCCCGCCGAGGGCGCGGGCACCGGGATGGGCGTGCGCACGCTGGCCGAGCGGGTCGCCCGGTTCGGTGGCAGGGTCAGCCTGGTGCGGGACGAGGACGGCGGGTGCACGCTGCGCGCCTGGCTGCCCGAGGTCGAGGCGCGGGTGGCCAGGTGAACATCAAGGTCATGGTGGTCGACGATCACCCGGTGGTACGCGATGGTGTCACCCTGCTACTGCGCTCCGATCCGGCACTGTCGCTTGTGGGCGCGGCCGAGTCCGGCCGTGCGGCGATCGAGCGCGTCGGCAGGCTGCGCCCGGACGTGGTGCTGCTGGACCTGCGGCTGCCGGACATGCTCGCCCCGGAGGTGATCGCCGGGCTGCGGCAGCGGCACGCCCCGACCCGGGTCGTGGTGTTCACCGCGCACGGGGATCACCAGGGAGTACTGGCCGCGCTGGACGCGGGCGCCAGCGGATGCCTGCTCAAGGACATGGCGGGCACCGACCTGGTGGCCGCGCTGCGCAGGGTGCTGCGCGGGGAGCGGGTGGTGGACCCGCGGATCCTGCCCGATGCCGACCATCGTTCGGACGCGCTGGCGCGCAGCGGGCTCACCCGCCGCGAGTACGAGGTGCTGCGGCTGGCGGCGCAGGGAAAGACCAACCCGGAGATCGCCGAGTCGACCGGGCTCACCCGCAACACGGTGAAGACCTATCTGCAGGCCGCGCTGCACAAACTGGGCGCGCGCAACCGGGTCGAGGCCATCGGCAAGGCGAACGAGGCCGGCCTGCTCTAGACCGTGTGCAACCCGTGCCCAGGCGGGACGTATGGCGGTCCAACCGGAGTCCCTCGTTAGGCTGATGTGACCAGTTGTCACCCGAATGGCCGATTACTTGATCTCACATCGTGGATAAATCTGGAAGGGGCGGCCGGTTCCAGCGGCCGAACGGGGTATTTTTTCTCGAGGGGGAGAACAATGAGTGATCGCGCTATCGAAGCACGTCAGAAGCGTCTCGCCGCCGCGGAAGCGCTTACCCACCTGCCCTGGCCGGACCAGGTCAACAATGGTGAGGAAAGCGATTTCGCCGGGTTCATCGCGAACTACAGCAAGGGACTGCCGCACGACAAGGTGGGGGAGGTGGAACCGGCGGCGTACCAGGCGTTGCTGCGGGCGCTTTCCACCGGGCGGCCGGATGACTTCGAACGCATTCCGCTGGGGGTCCGCAGGGCGCGCCCGTTCGTAAACCCGCAGGCCGGGCTGGCCTTCACCGTGGAGGGACCGGATCCGCAGGCACTGACGATCGCGCCCGCGCCGCGCATCGACAGCGCGCGCAACTCCGCCGAGGCGGTGGAGGTGTACTGGATGGCGCTGTGCCGGGACGTGCCGTTCGCCGAGTTCGACCGGCACCCGCTCACCTGCAAGGCGGCGGACGAGCTGAGCGGGCTGAGCGACTACCGCGCGCCCAAGGCCGAAGGGGAGGTCACGCCGGGGCTGCTGTTCCGCGGGGACACCAGGGGAGACCTGCGCGGTCCCTACCTTTCCCAGTTCCTGTTCCGGGACATCCGGTTCGGCACGCTGTGCGTCCCGCAGTTGAACGACACGGTGCCCGCTGGCAAGGACTTCCTCTGTGACTTCGACAGCTGGCTGGAGGTGCAGCAGGGACTGGACGTCCCGGTACCGCTTCCGTCCAAAAAGAACCGGAGGTACCTGCTTACCCCGCGGGACCTCGCGAACTACGTGCATTTCGACGCGCTGTACCAGGCCTACCTGAACGCCTGCCTGATCCTGCTCGACCTCGAGGCCGAAGTGGACAGCGGTAACCCCTACCGGCACTCGCGCAACCAGGAAGGCTTCGGAACCTACGGCCCGCCCGCGGTGCTTACCCTGGTGACCGAGGTCGCCACCAGGGCGCTCAAGGCGGTCTGGCACCAGAAGTGGTTCGTGCACCGCAGGCTGCGGCCGGAGGCCTTCGGCGGCAGGGTGCACGCGCACCTGACCGGGCTGCGGGACTACCCGATGATCGACCGGGAGATCCTGGACTCGGTGGCGGTGAAGCTCACCTACGAGAAGTTCGGCTCCTTCCTGCTGCCGCAGGCGTTCCCGGAAGGATCACCCATGCACCCCGCCTACGGCGCGGGCCATGCCACCGTGGCCGGTGCCTGCGTGACCGTGCTGAAGGCCTGGTTCGACGAGTCCTGGGTGCTGCCCGATCCGGTTGTGCCGAACGCGAAGGGCACCGAGCTGGAGTACTACACCGGCCAGGACGCCGGCAGGCTGACGGTCGGCGGCGAGCTGGACAAGCTGGCGGCCAACATCTCGATCGGCCGGAACATGGCCGGGGTGCACTGGCGCACCGACTACTCCGAGTCGATCCGGCTCGGCGAGGCCGTCGCCATCGGGGTGCTGCGCGACCACCTGCGGGTTACCAACGAGACCGCCTCGCTGGGGCTGACCCGCTTCGACGGCACCCGCATCACGATCTGACCGGTTTGCCGGGTAACTTCCTCCGCACAAGATGGTCGTCCGGCGGGGGAGTGACCGGTGGAGTTGGTACTCGCTTTCGGAGTCGTCCTGCTGATCAGCGTGTCGCTGTCCGGCGTGGCGGCGCGGACCATCCTGTCCACCGCGCTGCTGTTCCTGCTGGCCGGCGCGCTGATCGGCGGGGGCGGCTTCGGCCTCGTCGAGATCGGCGCGCGGGACCCGCTGGTCACCTCGCTGGCCGATATCGCGCTGTTCACCGTGCTGTTCACCGACGGGCAGCGGGTCGGTCTGCCCGCACTGCGGGAGAACTGGCGGCTGTCCGGGCGGGCGCTGGGCCTCGCGATGCCGTTGACGATGGTCGGCATCGCGGTGCCCGCGCACTTCCTCGCCGGGCTGGACTGGCCGACGGCCTTCCTGCTCGGCGCCATCCTCTCGCCGACCGACCCGGTGTTCGCCGCGGCGATCGTCGGCCGTAAGGACGTGCCGCTGCGGTTGCGCCGCCTGCTCAACGTCGAGTCCGGACTGAACGACGGGCTCGCCCTGCCGTTCGTGCTGATCTTCCTTGCCACCGTGGAGCACGAGCCGTCGGAGCTGGGCACGGTGGCAACCGAACTGGCACTCGGGCTGCTGTTCGGGATCGGGATCCCGGTGCTGGTGGCACTGGCCTGGCGGCTGCGGCTACTCACAGCCGAGCCACGGCTGCAGGCACTCGGGCCGCTGGCGATCGCGGTCATGCTGTACGCGGCCTGCCACCTCACGCACGCCAACCCCTACCTCGCCGCGTTCGTCGCCGGTTCCGCCCTTGCCACTATGGACAAGGTCGCGGTTGAGCATTTCGAACCGCTGGGCGAGATCCTTTCCGAGATCACCAAGTTCGCCGCGCTGCTGGTCTTCGGCGCGCTGATCACCCCGGAGCGGCTGTCCCACCTCGGCGTCGGGGAATGGGCGCTGGCCGTGCTGGCCATCCTGCTCGTCCGGCCGGCCGCGATGCTGCTGTCCCTGGCCCGCACCAGGCAGCTGAGCCGGGGAGAGCGGCTGACCGCCGCATGGTTCGGCCCCAAGGGCTTCGCCTCGGTGGTGTACGGACTGCTGGCCCTGCAATCGGGCATTCCGTCCAATGAGGCGGTTTTCGACCTGGTCGCCGTCACCATCGCACTGTCCATTGTGCTGCACTCCTCCACCGACGTGCCGGTCGCGCGGGCCCTGCGGGTGGAGCCGCCGGACAACCTGCCCACCGGTAAGCCCGTTCAGGACAAACCGGACTGATCGCCAGGGAAGTCGGAACTTTCGGCGGGTGTCAACAATTCACCAACCCCGCTTACCGTCCGAACAGGTCTCCGGCGCGGGGGCCTGGAAGGAGAGGTAGCTCATGAGGGCACGTTCTCTGGCCGTGAGCCTGGTCGCGGGCGCCGCATGCGCCCTGGCCGGGGCCGTCGGGGCCGGTTCGGCGAACGCTGATGTCATCCCCTTCATCGTCGGCGGGCAGGACGCCGACCAGGAGTACTCGTTCATGGTGTCGCTGGCCAGCGGCGGCGGCCACTTCTGCGGCGGTTCGCTGATCGAGCCGGAGTGGGTGCTCACCGCCGCGCACTGCGTGGACGGCAGCTCGCCCGGCTCGATCACCGGGCGGATCGGCAGCAACGACCGCACCCAGGGCGGGGAGCAGGTGCAGGCAGCCGAGATCGTGGTCCACCCGGACTACGACCCCACCGCGGCCGGAGCGGACATCGCGCTGGTACGGCTGTCCGCGCCGGCCGAGTCGGCACCCGTGGCGCTGGGCAGCAGCACCAGCGCGGGCACCCAGTCCCGGCTGCTCGGCTGGGGACAGACCTGCCCTGAGCGCGGCCAGTGCGGCGCGCCGGTGCGGCTGCAGCAGCTGGACACCCAGGTCCTCGCGGCCACGGAGTGCTCGGGTATCGACGGCGACACCGAGCTGTGTACGGACAACCCCGGTGGGGACGCCGGGGCCTGCTACGGCGACTCGGGCGGCCCGCAGGTCGTGCGGGCGGGCAGCGGCTGGGAGCTGATCGGGGTCACCAGCCGCAGCGGCAACGGTGACCCGGTGTGCGCGACCGGACCGTCGATCTACACCTCCGCGCCTGCCTACGCGGACTGGATCACCGGGCACACCGGGGCCTGAGTTCGGGGGAGGGGCCGTGCGCCGCCGGGCGCACGGCCCCTTGTTTCCGGCGATATCGTCCGCGCCGGGGTCAGGCCCTGCGCTCGGCGCGTTCCGTGGTGGCCCACTCGGTGTGGAAGGTCCCTTCCCGGTCCACCCGCCGGTAGGTGTGCGCCCCGAAGTAGTCGCGCTGCCCCTGGACCAGCGCGGCAGGCAGGCGCTCGGCGCGCAGCGCGTCGTAGTAGGCGAGCGCGGTGGAGAATCCGGGGGTGGGGATGCCGAGCCGGGTCGCGGTGGACACCACCGAGCGCCAGGCGTCCTGCCCGTCCTCGACGGCCTTGCGGAACTCGCCGCTGGTGAGCAGGGTGGGCAGGCTCGGCTCGGCCGCGTAGGCGGCGCGGATGTCGTCAAGGAACTTCGCCCGGATGATGCAGCCGCCACGCCAGATGGACGCCACCGCCCCGAGGTCCACGTTCCAGCCGTACTCCGCGCTGCCGGCCTGGATCTGGTTGAACCCCTGCGCGTAGGCGACCACCTTGGAGGCGTAGAGCGCCTGTTCCACGTCCTGCGCGAAGCGCTCGGCCTCGGCGCCGGTGAGCTTCGCCCTTGCGGGTCCGGCCAGCCCGCGGGCGGCCGCGCGCAGGTCGGCGTGGCCGGACAGCGAGCGGGCGAAGGTGGCCTCGGCGATCCCGCTGATCGGGATGCCGAGGTCGAGACCGATCTGCACGGTCCACCTGCCGGTGCCTTTCTGCTCGGCCTGGTCGGCCACCACGTCCACGAACGGCTTGCCGGTCGCGGCGTCGGTGTGCGCCAGCACCTGCTCGGTGATCTCGATCAGGTACGAGTCCAGCCTGCCGGTGTTCCACGCACGGAACACCTCGGCGATCTGCGCGGGTTCGTAGCCGAGCCCGCCGCGCAGCAGGTCGAATGACTCCGCGATCAGCTGCATATCGGCGTACTCGATGCCGTTGTGCACCATCTTGACGAAGTGCCCCGCGCCGTCCGGGCCGACGTGCGTGCAGCAGGGTGTGCCGTCGACCTTGGCCGCGATGTCCTCCAGCAGCGGGCCGAGCGACTCGTAGGAGGCGACCGACCCGCCCGGCATGATGCTCGGGCCGTGTAGCGCGCCCTCCTCACCGCCGGAGACCCCGGTGCCAACGAAGTGCAGCCCGCGCTCGCGCAGGGTGGCCTCCCTGCGCCGGGTGTCCGCGAAATGCGCGTTCCCCGCGTCCACGATCACGTCCCCGGTGTCCAGCAGCGGGGCGAACTCCTCGATCACGGCATCGGTCGGCGCGCCGGCCTGGACCATGACGACCAGCTGCCGTGGTCGTTCCAGCGAGTCCACGAACTCGCGCGCCGAGTAGGCGGGCCGGAACTCGCCCTCCGAACCGAACTGCTCGACCAGATCCCTGGTGCGTTGTTCGGAACGGTTGTGCACCGCGACGGTGTGCCCGTGCCGCGCCAGATTGCGGGCCAGGTTGCGGCCCATCACCGCAAGCCCGGTCACGCCGATGCTCGCCTTGTCGCTCATCCGCTGCCAGCCTCCTCCAGCTCGTCCAGCTAGCCTTGATCGCAGACTATCGTCGCCTGGCGGCGGACTCGAATTCCGGGACGCGAAAAGGTAATGTCTGGAGCCCTGTGATTCCTTTGTTGCGAGAGTGGGGTGTCGTGTCGCTGGTGGGTAGGTCCTGATGGCCAGCACGGTGACCTCGCGCCGGAAGCAGTTGGGCAATGAGTTGCGGCACGCCCGCGCCGCGGCCGGCTTCACCCAGCAACAGGTGGCGAACGTTCTGGGCTGCACGCAGGGCAAAGTCAACAAGATCGAGTCGGGCGCGGTGGGGGTCAAGCTCGGCGACGTGCGGGCAATGCTCGAGGCCTTCGGCGTTCTCGGTGAGGAGGCGGAGACGTTGATGGGCCTCGCCCGCGCCGCGGCGGGGCAGCGTGGCCAGTGGTCGGGCTACCGCTCCGTGGTTCCGCACTGGTTCCGCACCTTCACCGATCTCGAGCCCGCGGCCACCGAGATCATGACCTGGCACGGCGAGCGGATCCCCGGCCCGCTGCAGTCTGAGCACTACATGCTCAAGCAGTTCACCGAGTTCGGCGCCACCGACGTGACCTCGCTGGTGCGCAACCGGCTGGACCGCAAGGCCATCTTCGATCAGCAGCAACCGCCGTACTACCGGTTCATCATCAGCGAGTCGGCGCTGCGGCGTGCGCCAGGTGGGCACGCGCCCGCGGTGATGCTGGACCAGCTCGAGCACCTGCTCGAACTGGAGCGCCGGTCCCGGGTCTACATTCACGTGCTGCCGTTCGGCGCCCGGCTGGCCGCGGTGCCGAACGACT
The sequence above is drawn from the Amycolatopsis aidingensis genome and encodes:
- a CDS encoding glycoside hydrolase domain-containing protein; the encoded protein is MRTPRSVTGLLAGAIASACLLGGTAEATDTRAVDYRGYLVQVPDTWRVVDLAEQPGACVRFDVPTVYLGRPGDQASCGGDAVGRQAGLLLQPLDAASLAAAEGEPALAEPGTATPAPAALDPAGAAWRDGGFELAVEAAGVLATAVHNGTDGAAVAEVLRSATLSGAATPESLPRELGTAEAGAMVAAQPGTYRGKGFDACAAPSSSAMDAWRSSPYQAIGVYISGNMRACGQGNLTANWVSRQVGRDWRLMPIHVGPQAPCTDFRSRFSSNPATAKQQGIAEANTAVTAAKRLGLGEGTAIYLDIEAYSRTSSCSGAVLAHTSGWTERLHQHGYLSGFYSSGGSGVSDMNDHHGSTRYTLPDHIWGAWWNGEANTDFGRYLDDGKWANGQRIKQYHGPVTERHGGVSINIDRNYLDVRAGNPPEPDPCVTARLDFPDYPALSAGSTGARVTAAQCLLRAAGHQAGDGDPSGVLDEQTATAVRGFQGEVGLSATGEVDSHTWTALLSAGSTPLLRDGDSGAAVTRVQRALNAALSAGLAMDGLFGPNTESAVRDYQSAKGLGVDGIVGPNTWSALQSGK
- a CDS encoding peptidoglycan-binding protein, with translation MSRLLIAAGAALAMLAGPVPAAQAEPSAAASSPVSLGYYPGWIQDELRPADIDYSPWTHIMHFGIYPNPDGSLGWDNMEPEYPAEAIEAAHSAGKQINLVIGSYGVGQRFAGATTAENRSRLVANIVDVTTSHGYDGVEIDWEENMVDSQYIALMRELDDALAEADPELELTTDVITAYVSPETAKTVSAESDWVNVMSYFDGWQQEMSAYRAVIPAEKLAVGIGLYQGGDEGDPYHDVTPQRVAAKTAYATDGGYRGVLSWALQHLDGQDDPRLWPLRAYTGSVPDCPGVSLDLGNYPVLRAGDAGAEVAPAQCLLRESGQYSGAASRVLDEPTVAAVRGFQGEVGLSATGEVDSHTWTALLSAGSTPLLREGDSGAAVARVQRALNAARSAGLTVDGVFGPNTRSAVRGYQSSRGLGVDGIVGPNTWAALQSGK
- a CDS encoding peptidoglycan-binding protein, which gives rise to MRRFRYSQLWRAVAAGAALTVLAMPVQAQAQQQAAAPDCSGVQTDYRSYPVLRAGDARAEVTAAQCLLHQAGHYSGAATGSMDSGTVAAVRDYQDGKGLPSSGEVGARTWTALLSAGTTPLLRDGDSGAAVARVQRSLNAALSADLAMDGLYGPNTESAVRGYQSSRGLGVDGVVGPNTWAALQSGKGVSGGNPPSDAFQVFLAPANAGGSDANSGLSVSEPIRTLNRAQQVLADANPDTDVEVRIRQGTYAAPQTDWRFYVPGHSVSFIPIDYSPGDDASDIAGRPVFTNVRDGGSYRPGWWFRVMLPSDPDDPLYEGGNTNVNFRYLRVQNYTNGLSFDGQTPRKYEDENGWRIKPSEGVNGNSVFGMDFRNIGNRHAPGKTGYGAILTTNSSDNRITNNAFNNIENSGNQAGLIHGLYITHYSSSNVVERNKFERVSGDPVKVRNESNYNTFEHNRFIRTGRSAHYRGEFCDAACKRKNPGTSRQCASYHNRFFRNDLGLNYAGTRNLATWDLSPDGLTNAGGGQCSLPSGEKRLATGYNNH
- a CDS encoding GAF domain-containing sensor histidine kinase, whose translation is MAAEQRIAMERAVEQSNVLDGLLREQDDLLTVLDRVVALHGTAQLIRESLGVHTGFVADLNGPDQAVIRWLSGTRTGSLQNLEVPVGQGIGGRVLAVGEPVRVSDYVSSPAITHQFDAQVRGEGLAAMLAVPIISNQGGGRETVAIAYAAMRERAEFGDEAVLTVERIADRAATALRVASLAESGRNNAVAAERQRMQSALHDSVGALLFSIGAQVRDLHAAIEDNPALDLRLRRLESDVSAASSALREALLALSESTPERALPVELAEHCRSFEARCGVSARFVQLAPVQPLDAERTATLIAVVREGLLNVEKHARAYSVVVSLGPCEDGVQVMVADDGTGEPAEGAGTGMGVRTLAERVARFGGRVSLVRDEDGGCTLRAWLPEVEARVAR
- a CDS encoding response regulator, with the protein product MNIKVMVVDDHPVVRDGVTLLLRSDPALSLVGAAESGRAAIERVGRLRPDVVLLDLRLPDMLAPEVIAGLRQRHAPTRVVVFTAHGDHQGVLAALDAGASGCLLKDMAGTDLVAALRRVLRGERVVDPRILPDADHRSDALARSGLTRREYEVLRLAAQGKTNPEIAESTGLTRNTVKTYLQAALHKLGARNRVEAIGKANEAGLL
- a CDS encoding vanadium-dependent haloperoxidase — protein: MSDRAIEARQKRLAAAEALTHLPWPDQVNNGEESDFAGFIANYSKGLPHDKVGEVEPAAYQALLRALSTGRPDDFERIPLGVRRARPFVNPQAGLAFTVEGPDPQALTIAPAPRIDSARNSAEAVEVYWMALCRDVPFAEFDRHPLTCKAADELSGLSDYRAPKAEGEVTPGLLFRGDTRGDLRGPYLSQFLFRDIRFGTLCVPQLNDTVPAGKDFLCDFDSWLEVQQGLDVPVPLPSKKNRRYLLTPRDLANYVHFDALYQAYLNACLILLDLEAEVDSGNPYRHSRNQEGFGTYGPPAVLTLVTEVATRALKAVWHQKWFVHRRLRPEAFGGRVHAHLTGLRDYPMIDREILDSVAVKLTYEKFGSFLLPQAFPEGSPMHPAYGAGHATVAGACVTVLKAWFDESWVLPDPVVPNAKGTELEYYTGQDAGRLTVGGELDKLAANISIGRNMAGVHWRTDYSESIRLGEAVAIGVLRDHLRVTNETASLGLTRFDGTRITI